In Anopheles bellator chromosome 2, idAnoBellAS_SP24_06.2, whole genome shotgun sequence, the genomic stretch AAGGAAAGCCCACATTCcaggttgctgctgctcgccgtTGGTGTTTTGCAAGCTTTATCGTCAAACCTGTGTTGGTGTTGAGTTGTTTGTGAAGCCCCCGCCGCAACGCAGCACACTGACGGCATTCCACGGAACGGGTTATCGTCGGAGATCGGCCCCCTCGAGTTGGTGGTGTGCGGGGGGGAAGAAATCGCAACAAACTCcgatcgcacacacacgcacgcacgcgtgGGTAGCCGCGCATCGGGCGGGGTGCGCAAGTGACGCAGACCTTGAGGCCGCCCGCGGACACTGCGCATTTGTGCGTGCGGGGCGTCGAGGAGGTCGGAGGTCGAGCAACGTTCTAACGAACATATGGCGTCCGTCGGGCGATAATTTGGGACGAGATCAGAAAAAATCCGATGCGACGCCGCGCGGAAGGTTCGTTCCATGAGGTTCGCTTCATCCGGGCGCAATAAGGGTAACAGTTTGAgtacgttcgttcgttcagcAACGTTATCACCCTTATCTTCGCCCTTCCCTTCCCTTCCCTTCCCTGTTACCGCTTGCCACCTACCTGGATCGACGAGCCTCAGCATAACGCCGCCGATGTGCAAATCTCCCCGGACGCGCAACGTTTTTTGCACCTGAAGGTCGGTGATGTAGACCTTCAGGTTCCAGGTATTGTCACCTACGTGGATCATGGTGGTGCTTCGCCGTGCTTTCTATCCGCTCCTGTGCAGCCCTTTCTCTCACTTCgacactctctctttctgtcaaTCGGCCAGGCACGGCCGTCTTTCACGCCTTGCTGCACTTTTACCCGCTGCAACGCCACTTCGCCCTTTTTCGCCAGGGAATTTCTCCGATCTCCGGCCTTTTTCGGGCTTTTCTCCCTCTTGACACTTTTTGTTGCGGTAGGCGCTTTGCCTCGTCTCTGAACGCCTCGATCGGTTGGACACCCCCCGCGACACTTTCTCTCGAGCTGCAAGGCCACGGCAAACGATTTATCGTGCTGGCGAAGGAGCGCGGTCACCGTAgctggaaacgaaacgaatttGCATTACTGACAACCTTCAACACCGAAAAGCTGAATCCGCACGAGATTTTCCTAGAACGTTTCATCACAAGCGGTAAGTATGGTTTCCTGCGTTCGCTGTTCGGGGTCAAAATGTTGACGTAATCATTTGGTGCCGCGCTCACCCTTCGCGTCCCGACTTCGCGTGATGATCCAATGCGTGAACGGCTACCACAAACGCCGGCAGACACAGTGCACCAAAACTCGGTGTGCTTTCCGCAGCACTGATAAGAAATACACGCAGAACAGAGTCGAGTAAATCGGTTGAAAAGAAGCGGCCAAACCTGCAACGCAGGCACCACGGGAAAAAGCTAAAGggttaaaaacaacaacgcacacacaccaagCAGTTCCGTTCGCGGTTTAACCAAACGCAGACATTGGCCGCGAAATGGGTGTGCGACGGAACGCGCTACGCACCACGCCAGCTATTCACCGTTATCGCTACAGAGTTAAATGGTTTCGGTAAAACTGTGGGCTTGGTTTTCACTTGGTTTTCAGCTTGGACGTTGttattatgattattgtaGCGAGCCTGAACTGATTGAGCTACGAGCAGTCTAACTCCTTCCTATCCGGTTGCgaagtaaaagtgaaacaatgaACCTCTTCGTAGTCACAGAATCCAGTGGTTCCCGGCCTGGAAAAGATCACtttcacagcaacaaacacgtacattcgacgggaaattacCTATACACGCGCACAAAACGTTGGCAATGTTTAACTAAGCACGACCCTAATTTTCAGTttgaacgttattattgttttttttttgtagcgaGATACGagaagtttcaaatatttccttcttgttcgaattttaattttgttttccgccaACTGAAATTAGTCTCGCGACTTTCTGACCGCCTGAAGATGTTCAAACCTCTGACtctgcgttcccagtctctgttttttgccttcctgttctcttttctctctatatttctctattctctctcgtttctcttcGGTTTTNNNNNNNNNNNNNNNNNNNNNNNNNNNNNNNNNNNNNNNNNNNNNNNNNNNNNNNNNNNNNNNNNNNNNNNNNNNNNNNNNNNNNNNNNNNNNNNNNNNNNNNNNNNNNNNNNNNNNNNNNNNNNNNNNNNNNNNNNNNNNNNNNNNNNNNNNNNNNNNNNNNNNNNNNNNNNNNNNNNNNNNNNNNNNNNNNNNNNNNNgtcacttcaagcgatattgcattgcaaatcgccACGTTTGGACGAGCCTTTAGGAAGAATAGTCGGACTTTTATGGCtctaatttttatgtttgttaaAAGCGacgtttattttacttttacaCCATGTTCCAGACAACTAGTATccgaatttttcattcaacgACGTTCGGCCATCGCCCGTTTGACCCGATGGTGGTACCCATTCGACGTTTTTGTCTTCACTCTCCATCTCTGCCATATCGTCAAAGTCAACGTTTTCCCTGACCCTCTCCCGCATCCGATTTCGTGGACGCCTCTTTTTACTGTTACCGCCGCCACCTTTTTCGGGATCGATCTCATCTGGAAACGTTTGTCGTACACGATCCGAGTCGCCTTCGGAGCTGGCGCCACTTAAAGACCGCTTCTTGGCAAAGTGTTTCGGCTGCTTCGCATCGTCGAGCGCCGAAGCTGAGGAAGTGCATTTTGTCGACTTTCTGCTGCAGTATGCGCTTTCGCCAGGGGGAACCCGAGGAGCTTCCCGTCGCGAACTTTCGCCACCATCCACATCGCTATCTTTTTGGGCCTTTATGCTTGATTCGCGAATGCCGAATGTGTTGCTCAACTTGTGGCGCTTGCCGAAAAGTGGCAACACACTGTGCTTTGTCTGCTCAGTGCTACTCGGCTGCTTCGAATTCACAATACTGGCCAAATCGATCGGCTTCACCATGGCGATCAGTTTCTTCACCCTTTCGTGGCTCTCGTGCAAATGCTTCTGCTCGACGCGTAGCCGACGAATTTCGAATTTATCGCTCGGTTGAACGAGATTGTTCAGAAAATCGtccacatcgtcgtcgtttttggGCAACCGCGTTTTCTTCGTTATTAGCTGTGCCTTGTTTATCTGTAGTTCGATTTTCTCCAGCCGCTCCAGAATTTGCGCCTCTTCGTGAATCTAATCAAACGGGAGTGCAATCATCAATATGCCTGAAGCACAGAAGTGATTTGAGATTCCTGCTTTACTCACCAGATCTTCATACGTTCGGATTTGGGTATCCTTGGCTTGTTTTCGTGAGCGTCGCTTCTCAACGGCTCCCGTCCGATCGAGgaagtcatcatcatcgtccgaaTCCGACTGCTTTTGAAATCTGCGCCGCGGTTCTAAAAAAgaataatataaaatgcaaaatCCGGTTGACGAGGCGATTATGCAACACTACAGCCCTCTTGGTGTTACTTAAACTGTGAGCTGTGCTTGAAGCTAAACCTACCATGATTCGCCTGACGCAGCAAGCCATGACGGTCGAGTATGCGACACGCCTCAAGGGCGCACTGCACAACAGCCTCCTTCTTCTTGCCTTTGTGTGTTACCGTGGCAACAATCGGTAGACCACCAGCATCGTCGACCGGTAGCTCCACTCTGCAGCTATATGTTCCGGAAGAAACCTCGTTTAACTTGTACTCCAGCTCGTACCCTTCGCGTTCGAAATATCCGCGCAGCGTTTTCTTCGGATCGTCCAAGAACAGCTCCTCATTGTTCGACGCGGCATAAGGATTTTCATGTAGATCCGTTTCCTCGTCCGCGTCTTCCGCCATTCCCCAGCTAATACCTTCCTCTTCCTTCAACCGTTCCAAACGATCCTTCTCCTTGCGCTCAATTTCGGCCATCTCGGCTTGCAATGCTCGTACCTTTGCGGTATGCTCCTTCAGTTCCGTGATCGTCAAGGCGGACGGTTCATCCTCCTCATCCGTCGGACCGTCCAGGATGAATGTTCGTGAGCTCGATCCCAGCCTGATCATGTAACCAGGGCGCACTCGCACATATGTTCGCGGCTTTATCTGCTGCTTATTAAGGAACGTTCCGTGCGTGCTGTTCAGGTCGTACAGATACCACCCGGGCTCGACCGTAGTGTGAACAGGTCGTGTGCTCCCCTGCTCGTCGTTCCCCCCCCGAGTCGGCGTCTTCCGATGGTGGAGGCCGGTACTGCAGAACCGCATGATACCGCGAGATCGTTGGGTGCGCCATGTTCAGATCACAGTTCGGTAACCGGCCAAACAGCCAGAACGTTTTGTTCTGCAGTTGCCGCACCCTCTCAATAATAACCCCATTTTTCTCCACCTCGAAGCTGTAATCCCGATCCAAGTCGCATTTTCCAGACCACTTCGGTTCCTTATACGGTATGGGAGGAATCTCTGCAGCATTTTCTTCGAACGTACCGTCGTCGGTCTTCGACGCGCTGGGAACAGGCTCTGGCTTTCTACTTTTAGCCAATAACTTCGGATCCCCTTTGGGCACTTTAAACTCCGCTTTTTCAGTCATTTTCAGCTGCGGCTgtgaaaatgtgttaaaatACCAGACGCAACGAGCgcagcaaaacaaagcgcAACAGGCCCTTGCTGACAGTTAAATTCAACTTTGACATATCCAACAAAGCCGAAACTCGACCACTGCTCGAACGGCTAAACTCGATCGCTGCTCGAACGGAGAAATTCAGTTACAGTATGTATCAAAAGTTGGTACGAtttaaaataatgatttcgAGGATGATACATTAGGTTATTTATCATATTACGCGCATTATAGTACATTATCACATTCCTCAACGCGTGTGTTACATATACAATGTTGACCTTAATCATAAAAagcacggaaaacaaaaacgttgaaaaggCTTGTGGGTTCTTCTTAAAGCTCAATATGTCCGGCTATTCGATAtaaattccccatagtgctATGCAGACTTGCAGACTAACGCTGAATGCTGCAGAAGGTAtggggaaaaagtgaaactttcaaCAGTCGGTTCTTGAATTTCTTGCTCAGTGTATTAATCGAGATTCCGGGAAAAcacccaaaccaaacaaaccgtgCCGGTTGAACATAAGAGTGATGGCCGTTCCGTGAAGCTACCGAACAATATTTTGCCATTGCAAAATACGCTAGGGCCAATCGATGTTCGATAGAAGTCCAAAAACATTTAATCCGTGACAAAGGGTGAGCGTCATCAACAAATTTACCTATTCACACTCTGGAACATTGCCAGGTCATACTGCGAAGCTAAAAcgcatttttttatatttctgTGACCAATAGAGAGCCTTCTGTTGTTGATCGTAAATGTGTCAATGAGTGTTGATCAGATGCATAAGAAGCTTTGTGTATAGATTATGCGTGGCTGTCTGCTTTTTTATATCTCACTTTCTACGCGTGAAGATCGTTAGGATTTCTCTTGgaagcaaggaaaaaaaagcacacaGTTGAACCGTTTCTCCTGGTTTGCGAGAGCTTCTTGTGTCTGCAGAACGTGTGAAGCAGCGTTCAAGGTGTGgaattgttttagttttttcactgttttgtcATTGGCAATGCAAACGCGTCACCAGACGTGCCATAGTGAAAAGCAATGCAAAGGGAAAATAATCCAGAACATGTTACTCGCCTGCTCGTACTTTTTGGAacgtgttttattgttgtatcCCGTGATAGTTATGttgttgaatgattttttacaATCACATTCTTCCCTAACTTTTGTGCACCATAGGAACCAAATGAGACGACCAAGAACGCACTCCAAAACGACTTACGACAGTGGTAACTGAATCCATGGGAATTACGCAAACGTTAATCGAAATCGTTGAACTTACAAAAGCGCTGCCATAACATCGAAGAAACTGTCGCAGATCACAAGGAACAGCGATGAGTTTGAAAACGAGAAGCATCGTGTTTGTGACTTTTTTCACTAGCTGTTTGATCGTTGGATTGCTGGTGGCCAGCCTCACGACCAACAACTGGGTACAAGGATCCGCGAAGCGCCACAATTTCACAGAGTCGATCGGTCAGATCAACTTCGGACTGTTTGCCGGCCACCGTCATTTGAACGTAGGCCTAGGATGGCGCAACTATAAGATAGATGGTAGGTTGTTGAACAATGGCAACA encodes the following:
- the LOC131211647 gene encoding LOW QUALITY PROTEIN: kanadaptin (The sequence of the model RefSeq protein was modified relative to this genomic sequence to represent the inferred CDS: deleted 1 base in 1 codon): MTEKAEFKVPKGDPKLLAKSRKPEPVPSASKTDDGTFEENAAEIPPIPYKEPKWSGKCDLDRDYSFEVEKNGVIIERVRQLQNKTFWLFGRLPNCDLNMAHPTISRYHAVLQYRPPPSEDADSGGNDEQGSTRPVHTTVEPGWYLYDLNSTHGTFLNKQQIKPRTYVRVRPGYMIRLGSSSRTFILDGPTDEEDEPSALTITELKEHTAKVRALQAEMAEIERKEKDRLERLKEEEGISWGMAEDADEETDLHENPYAASNNEELFLDDPKKTLRGYFEREGYELEYKLNEVSSGTYSCRVELPVDDAGGLPIVATVTHKGKKKEAVVQCALEACRILDRHGLLRQANHEPRRRFQKQSDSDDDDDFLDRTGAVEKRRSRKQAKDTQIRTYEDLIHEEAQILERLEKIELQINKAQLITKKTRLPKNDDDVDDFLNNLVQPSDKFEIRRLRVEQKHLHESHERVKKLIAMVKPIDLASIVNSKQPSSTEQTKHSVLPLFGKRHKLSNTFGIRESSIKAQKDSDVDGGESSRREAPRVPPGESAYCSRKSTKCTSSASALDDAKQPKHFAKKRSLSGASSEGDSDRVRQTFPDEIDPEKGGGGNSKKRRPRNRMRERVRENVDFDDMAEMESEDKNVEWVPPSGQTGDGRTSLNEKFGY